The following are encoded together in the Nocardioides sp. Arc9.136 genome:
- a CDS encoding YggT family protein gives MQVIGSIIEIVLWVFIALLWVRFIVDWVQVFARSWSPTGPLLVALELVYSATDPPIKALRRVIPPLRLGAVALDLSFILVMISAYVLLQVNRAVFL, from the coding sequence GTGCAGGTCATCGGGTCGATCATCGAGATCGTCCTCTGGGTTTTCATCGCGCTGCTGTGGGTGCGGTTCATCGTCGACTGGGTGCAGGTCTTCGCCCGCTCCTGGTCGCCGACCGGTCCGCTCCTCGTGGCGCTCGAGCTCGTCTACTCCGCCACCGACCCGCCGATCAAGGCGCTGCGGCGCGTCATCCCGCCGCTGCGGCTGGGCGCCGTCGCCCTGGACCTCAGCTTCATCCTGGTGATGATCTCGGCCTACGTGCTGCTCCAGGTCAACCGCGCCGTCTTCCTCTGA
- a CDS encoding RluA family pseudouridine synthase, with protein sequence MTQIDQRSLTVPDGLAGERVDAAMARLFGVSRTRAAELISAGHVQLDGVAPGKSDRVLPGSVLDVSLPSMVDPLEVVPEIVEGIGIIHDDDSIVVIDKPVGVAVHPSPGWNGPTVVGHLAGAGFRIATSGASERQGIVQRLDVGTSGVMVIAKSEHAYSVLKNAFRERTVDKTYHALVQGHPDPLEGTIDAPIGRHPKADYKFAVMADGRASVTHYNTLEAHRFASLLEVHLETGRTHQIRVHMAALKHPCVGDLTYGADPTLARRVGLERQWLHAVRLGFEHPETGEQVSYESTYPQDLADALEVIRDAS encoded by the coding sequence GTGACCCAGATCGACCAGCGCAGCCTGACCGTCCCCGACGGGCTCGCCGGCGAGCGCGTGGACGCCGCCATGGCGCGCCTGTTCGGCGTCTCCCGGACCCGGGCGGCCGAGCTGATCTCCGCCGGGCACGTGCAGCTGGACGGCGTGGCGCCCGGCAAGAGCGACCGGGTCCTGCCCGGCTCGGTGCTCGACGTGAGCCTCCCGAGCATGGTCGACCCGCTCGAGGTGGTCCCCGAGATCGTCGAGGGCATCGGGATCATCCACGACGACGACTCCATCGTGGTGATCGACAAGCCGGTCGGCGTCGCGGTCCACCCCTCGCCGGGCTGGAACGGTCCGACGGTCGTCGGCCACCTCGCGGGCGCGGGCTTCCGGATCGCGACCAGCGGCGCGTCGGAGCGGCAGGGCATCGTGCAGCGCCTCGACGTCGGCACCTCGGGCGTGATGGTGATCGCCAAGTCCGAGCACGCCTACTCGGTGCTCAAGAACGCCTTCCGCGAGCGCACGGTCGACAAGACCTACCACGCGCTCGTGCAGGGGCACCCCGACCCGCTGGAGGGGACGATCGACGCCCCCATCGGCCGGCACCCGAAGGCCGACTACAAGTTCGCCGTGATGGCCGACGGCCGGGCCAGCGTCACCCACTACAACACCCTCGAGGCGCACCGCTTCGCCAGCCTGCTCGAGGTGCACCTCGAGACCGGCCGCACCCACCAGATCCGCGTGCACATGGCCGCGCTCAAGCACCCCTGCGTGGGCGACCTGACGTACGGCGCCGACCCGACGCTGGCCCGACGGGTGGGCCTGGAGCGGCAGTGGCTGCACGCCGTGCGGCTCGGCTTCGAGCACCCGGAGACCGGCGAGCAGGTGAGCTACGAGTCGACGTACCCCCAGGACCTGGCGGACGCGCTCGAGGTCATCCGTGACGCCTCCTGA
- a CDS encoding YggS family pyridoxal phosphate-dependent enzyme gives MSRRAELAAGLAAVRERIAGACADAGRDVDEVTLVVVTKFFPASDVRLLADLGVTDVGENRHQEAEAKAAECADLGLRWHFIGGLQSNKAAAVAAYSAVVESVDRAKLVGPLARGAGGREQPLDVLLQVSLDPPGREGRAGVDPDDLPALAARVKQEQDLRLRGLMAVAPLGEDPAAAFARLAEVRAAHVAEHPSATWLSAGMSGDLEHAVRIGATHVRIGSAVLGSRPAGK, from the coding sequence GTGAGCCGCCGCGCGGAGCTGGCCGCCGGCCTGGCCGCGGTCCGGGAGCGGATCGCCGGCGCGTGCGCCGACGCCGGCCGCGACGTCGACGAGGTCACCCTGGTGGTCGTCACCAAGTTCTTCCCCGCCTCCGACGTCCGGCTGCTCGCCGACCTCGGTGTCACCGACGTCGGCGAGAACCGCCACCAGGAGGCCGAGGCCAAGGCCGCCGAGTGCGCCGACCTCGGCCTGCGCTGGCACTTCATCGGCGGCCTGCAGTCGAACAAGGCGGCCGCGGTGGCGGCGTACTCCGCGGTCGTGGAGTCCGTCGACCGCGCCAAGCTGGTCGGCCCGCTCGCCCGCGGTGCCGGCGGCCGGGAGCAGCCGCTCGACGTGCTGCTGCAGGTCAGCCTCGACCCGCCGGGCCGCGAGGGCCGTGCCGGCGTCGACCCCGACGACCTGCCGGCGCTCGCCGCGCGGGTGAAGCAGGAGCAGGACCTGCGGCTGCGCGGCCTGATGGCCGTCGCGCCGCTGGGGGAGGACCCGGCCGCGGCGTTCGCCCGGCTGGCAGAGGTGCGCGCGGCGCACGTCGCCGAGCACCCCTCGGCGACCTGGCTGTCCGCCGGCATGTCCGGCGACCTCGAGCACGCGGTGCGCATCGGTGCGACACACGTGCGGATTGGCTCCGCGGTCCTCGGTTCGAGGCCTGCGGGGAAGTAG
- a CDS encoding cell division protein SepF, which produces MSGAMRRIGEYLGLLEDTGRYDDEYDGDDYHTQETTPVAAAARAQRPRAAAPAPVADLAERRRPVAAAPAPAPAPGVVAELSRITTLHPSTYNEARTVGENFREGVPVIMNLSEMDDADAKRLVDFAAGLVFATRGTIERVTNKVFLLSPPNVSVAAEDKQRIAEGGFFNQS; this is translated from the coding sequence ATGAGCGGCGCGATGCGCAGGATCGGCGAGTACCTCGGCCTGCTCGAGGACACCGGCCGGTACGACGACGAGTACGACGGCGACGACTACCACACGCAGGAGACGACGCCCGTGGCCGCGGCCGCGCGTGCCCAGCGCCCGCGTGCCGCCGCGCCGGCCCCCGTCGCCGACCTCGCCGAGCGGCGCCGTCCCGTGGCCGCGGCCCCGGCGCCGGCCCCCGCGCCCGGCGTGGTCGCCGAGCTGAGCCGGATCACCACGCTGCACCCGAGCACCTACAACGAGGCGCGCACCGTGGGTGAGAACTTCCGCGAGGGCGTCCCGGTCATCATGAACCTCTCCGAGATGGACGACGCCGACGCCAAGCGGCTCGTCGACTTCGCAGCGGGCCTCGTCTTCGCCACCCGTGGCACCATCGAGCGCGTCACGAACAAGGTGTTCCTGCTGTCCCCGCCCAACGTCTCGGTGGCCGCGGAGGACAAGCAGCGGATCGCCGAGGGCGGCTTCTTCAACCAGAGCTGA
- the dnaE gene encoding DNA polymerase III subunit alpha has product MSTGSQDSFVHLHVHTEYSMLDGAARLGALTGRAAELGMPAVAMTDHGNVFGAYEFYRKAKSAGVKPIIGIEAYFTPNISRYERKGVNFYDGGPDDVSARGAYTHMTLLSESTEGMHNLFRLSTGSWRDGFFKQPRMDRELLAQHSKGIIGTTGCPSGEVQVHLRYGQYDAARKVAGEFQDILGRENYFLELMDHGLDIENRVRDGLLRLAKDLQIPLLATNDSHYVMREDAKSQEHLLCINSGSTMDIPAGDGPGQRFAFSGDGYYLKSAEEMRALWVDKYQLREACDNTLLIAERCDVQFTEGNGTFMPKFPCPPGENEDSWLVKEVEKGLRFRYPDGIPEAVRKQADFEVGVITQMGFPGYFLVVADFIGWAKDNGIRVGPGRGSGAGSMVAYAMRITDLDPLEHGLIFERFLNPDRVSMPDFDIDFDERRRGEVIRYVTEKYGDDRVSMIITYGTIKAKQAVKDSSRILGYPFAMGDRITKAMPAAVMGKDVPLQEIFNPEHKRFGEGGEFRSLYEADGDVKRVVDTAIGIEGLKRQWGVHAAGVIMSSEPLIDIIPMLKRPADGAMITQFDYPTCEGLGLIKMDFLGLRNLTVLDDAVKNIAANRGETVVLEELPLTDEATYRLLQRGDTLGVFQLDGGPMRALLRSMRPDTFEDISAVGALYRPGPMGADSHNKYARRKTGREPVEAIHPELAEPLEDILGETYGLIVYQEQVMAIAQKLAGYSLGQADILRRAMGKKKKEELDKQFAGFSAGMQERGYSMAAVKTLWDILLPFSDYAFNKAHSAAYGLVSYWTAYLKANYPAEYMAALLTSVKDDKDKSAIYLNECRRMKIQVLPPDVNESASNFTPVGTDIRFGLTAVRNVGANVVDGIVAGREEKGRYTDFNDFMEKVPALVCNKRVIESLIKAGAFDEMNHRRRSLVAIHETAVDQYVDIKRNEAIGQDSLFGGMDTEDGGGFGISVTVPEMDEWDKTTLLGHERDMLGLYVSDHPLLGLEHVLANGTDCTIGQLMLDEDRQDGAPITVSGLVTSVQRKITKRGDAWAMITLEDLDGAIDVLLFPSAYQLASTYLTEDAILTVKGRLSRSKDQPEIHGQEVTVPDISDGPSGPVVISLPSTRCTGPVVEQLRDVLGTHPGMTEVRLRLLTREATKVMRLDDRLRVTPSPALFADLKQLLGPGCLTS; this is encoded by the coding sequence ATGTCGACCGGCTCCCAGGACTCGTTCGTCCACCTGCACGTCCACACCGAGTACTCCATGCTCGACGGCGCGGCCCGTCTGGGCGCCCTGACCGGACGCGCGGCCGAGCTGGGCATGCCCGCGGTGGCCATGACCGACCACGGCAACGTGTTCGGCGCCTACGAGTTCTACCGCAAGGCCAAGTCCGCCGGCGTCAAGCCGATCATCGGCATCGAGGCCTACTTCACGCCCAACATCTCCCGCTACGAGCGCAAGGGCGTCAACTTCTACGACGGCGGCCCCGACGACGTCTCGGCGCGTGGTGCCTACACGCACATGACGCTGCTCTCGGAGTCGACCGAGGGCATGCACAACCTGTTCCGGCTCTCCACGGGCTCCTGGCGCGACGGGTTCTTCAAGCAGCCGCGCATGGACCGCGAGCTGCTGGCCCAGCACAGCAAGGGGATCATCGGCACGACCGGCTGCCCCTCGGGCGAGGTCCAGGTCCACCTGCGCTACGGGCAGTACGACGCGGCGCGCAAGGTCGCCGGTGAGTTCCAGGACATCCTGGGTCGGGAGAACTACTTCCTCGAGCTGATGGACCACGGGCTCGACATCGAGAACCGCGTCCGCGACGGCCTGCTCCGGCTGGCCAAGGACCTGCAGATCCCGCTGCTGGCGACGAACGACTCCCACTACGTCATGCGGGAGGACGCGAAGTCCCAGGAGCATCTGCTCTGCATCAACTCCGGCTCCACGATGGACATCCCCGCCGGTGACGGCCCCGGCCAGCGCTTCGCGTTCTCCGGCGACGGCTACTACCTGAAGTCCGCCGAGGAGATGCGGGCGCTGTGGGTCGACAAGTATCAGCTGCGCGAGGCGTGCGACAACACGCTGCTCATCGCCGAGCGGTGCGACGTCCAGTTCACCGAGGGCAACGGCACGTTCATGCCGAAGTTCCCCTGCCCGCCGGGGGAGAACGAGGACTCCTGGCTGGTCAAGGAGGTCGAGAAGGGCCTGCGGTTCCGCTACCCGGACGGCATCCCGGAGGCCGTGCGCAAGCAGGCCGACTTCGAGGTCGGCGTCATCACCCAGATGGGCTTCCCCGGCTACTTCCTGGTTGTCGCCGACTTCATCGGCTGGGCCAAGGACAACGGCATCCGCGTCGGCCCGGGTCGTGGCTCCGGTGCGGGCTCGATGGTCGCCTACGCGATGCGGATCACCGACCTCGACCCGCTCGAGCACGGCCTGATCTTCGAGCGCTTCCTCAACCCCGACCGCGTCTCGATGCCCGACTTCGACATCGACTTCGACGAGCGCCGGCGCGGCGAGGTCATCAGGTACGTCACCGAGAAGTACGGCGACGACCGGGTCTCGATGATCATCACCTACGGCACGATCAAGGCGAAGCAGGCCGTCAAGGACTCCAGCCGGATCCTCGGCTACCCCTTCGCCATGGGCGACCGGATCACCAAGGCGATGCCGGCCGCGGTGATGGGCAAGGACGTCCCGCTCCAGGAGATCTTCAACCCCGAGCACAAGCGGTTCGGCGAGGGCGGGGAGTTCCGGTCGCTCTACGAGGCCGACGGCGACGTCAAGCGCGTCGTCGACACCGCCATCGGCATCGAGGGCCTCAAGCGCCAGTGGGGCGTCCACGCCGCCGGCGTGATCATGTCCAGCGAGCCGCTGATCGACATCATCCCGATGCTCAAGCGCCCCGCCGACGGCGCGATGATCACCCAGTTCGACTACCCCACCTGTGAGGGCCTCGGCCTGATCAAGATGGACTTCCTCGGGCTGCGCAACCTCACGGTGCTCGACGACGCGGTCAAGAACATCGCCGCCAACCGCGGCGAGACCGTCGTGCTCGAGGAGCTCCCGCTCACCGACGAGGCGACGTACCGCCTCCTCCAGCGCGGCGACACCCTGGGCGTCTTCCAGCTCGACGGCGGGCCGATGCGCGCCCTGCTGCGCTCGATGCGTCCCGACACCTTCGAGGACATCTCCGCGGTCGGCGCGCTCTACCGGCCCGGTCCGATGGGTGCGGACTCCCACAACAAGTACGCCCGCCGCAAGACCGGCCGGGAGCCGGTCGAGGCGATCCACCCCGAGCTGGCCGAGCCGCTCGAGGACATCCTGGGCGAGACCTACGGCCTGATCGTGTACCAGGAGCAGGTCATGGCCATCGCCCAGAAGCTGGCGGGCTACAGCCTGGGACAGGCCGACATCCTGCGGCGCGCGATGGGCAAGAAGAAGAAGGAGGAGCTGGACAAGCAGTTCGCTGGCTTCTCGGCGGGCATGCAGGAGCGCGGCTACTCCATGGCGGCGGTCAAGACGCTCTGGGACATCCTCCTGCCGTTCTCCGACTACGCCTTCAACAAGGCCCACTCCGCGGCGTACGGCCTGGTGTCGTACTGGACCGCCTACCTCAAGGCCAACTACCCGGCCGAGTACATGGCGGCGCTGCTGACCTCGGTCAAGGACGACAAGGACAAGTCCGCGATCTACCTCAACGAGTGCCGCCGGATGAAGATCCAGGTGCTTCCGCCGGACGTCAACGAGTCGGCGTCGAACTTCACCCCGGTCGGCACCGACATCCGCTTCGGCCTCACCGCGGTCCGCAACGTCGGCGCGAACGTCGTCGACGGCATCGTCGCCGGGCGCGAGGAGAAGGGCCGCTACACCGACTTCAACGACTTCATGGAGAAGGTGCCGGCGCTCGTCTGCAACAAGCGGGTCATCGAGTCGCTGATCAAGGCCGGTGCCTTCGACGAGATGAACCACCGGCGGCGCTCGCTGGTCGCCATCCACGAGACCGCGGTCGACCAGTACGTCGACATCAAGCGCAACGAGGCCATCGGCCAGGACTCGCTCTTCGGCGGCATGGACACCGAGGACGGCGGTGGGTTCGGCATCTCGGTGACCGTGCCGGAGATGGACGAGTGGGACAAGACGACCCTGCTCGGCCACGAGCGGGACATGCTCGGGCTCTACGTCTCCGACCACCCGCTGCTCGGCCTCGAGCACGTGCTCGCCAACGGCACCGACTGCACGATCGGCCAGCTGATGCTCGACGAGGACCGGCAGGACGGCGCGCCGATCACGGTGTCGGGCCTGGTCACGTCGGTGCAGCGCAAGATCACCAAGCGCGGCGACGCCTGGGCGATGATCACCCTCGAGGACCTCGACGGCGCGATCGACGTGCTGCTGTTCCCGAGCGCCTACCAGCTGGCAAGCACCTACCTCACCGAGGACGCCATCCTCACGGTGAAGGGGCGGCTCTCGCGCAGCAAGGACCAGCCCGAGATCCACGGCCAGGAGGTGACGGTCCCCGACATCTCCGACGGTCCGTCCGGTCCGGTCGTGATCTCGCTACCGTCCACCCGGTGTACTGGTCCCGTGGTGGAACAGCTGCGAGACGTCCTGGGCACGCACCCCGGCATGACCGAGGTGCGGCTCCGCCTGCTGACGCGTGAGGCGACCAAGGTGATGCGCCTCGACGACCGGCTGCGGGTGACCCCGAGCCCCGCGCTCTTCGCCGACCTCAAGCAGCTGCTGGGCCCCGGGTGCCTGACCAGCTGA
- the ybaK gene encoding Cys-tRNA(Pro) deacylase, with amino-acid sequence MAKKKTAARAGGTPATVALGAAGIAFTTREYEHDPRAASFGLEAAEALGLDPACVFKTLMASCDGRLVVGIVPVDRQLDLKALARALGGSKAAMAEVAAAERATGYVAGGISPLGQKRAHPTVVDATALEHPTVYVSGGRRGLDLGLAPGDLVTATDAVVAPISR; translated from the coding sequence GTGGCCAAGAAGAAGACCGCCGCCCGCGCCGGCGGGACCCCCGCGACGGTGGCGCTCGGCGCCGCCGGGATCGCGTTCACCACCCGCGAGTACGAGCACGACCCGCGGGCCGCGTCGTTCGGGCTCGAGGCGGCCGAGGCGCTCGGGCTCGACCCGGCGTGCGTGTTCAAGACGCTGATGGCCAGCTGCGACGGGCGGCTCGTCGTGGGGATCGTGCCGGTGGACCGGCAGCTGGACCTCAAGGCGCTGGCCCGCGCCCTGGGCGGGAGCAAGGCGGCGATGGCCGAGGTGGCCGCCGCCGAGCGGGCGACGGGGTACGTCGCCGGCGGCATCTCCCCGCTCGGGCAGAAGCGGGCGCACCCGACCGTGGTCGACGCCACCGCCCTGGAGCACCCGACGGTCTACGTCTCCGGGGGCCGCCGCGGCCTCGACCTTGGCCTCGCCCCCGGCGACCTGGTGACCGCGACCGACGCCGTCGTCGCACCGATCAGCCGCTGA
- a CDS encoding GNAT family N-acetyltransferase, with protein MTPPDRPAASGDPLELTVRPAEPADATALAAVHLRARRAAPMPDSPHPDATLAPFLATRIGADEVWVAEAGERVVGYARHTGTWLDDLYVEPTAARRGVGSVLLEVVKERLPDGFCLWVFESNAPARAFYARHGLVALERTDGSANEERSPDVRMAWPGRDPVAFLRSLVDEVDVELGDLLARRAALTRAIQPLKPDAARDPARERQVAERVARRAPELGTERLVPVVDAIITASLDAAR; from the coding sequence GTGACGCCTCCTGACCGTCCCGCGGCCAGCGGCGACCCGCTGGAGCTGACCGTCCGCCCGGCGGAGCCGGCCGACGCCACCGCGCTGGCGGCGGTCCACCTCCGCGCGCGGCGCGCGGCGCCGATGCCGGACTCGCCCCACCCCGACGCCACCCTCGCGCCGTTCCTGGCGACCCGGATCGGCGCGGACGAGGTCTGGGTGGCCGAGGCGGGGGAGCGGGTCGTGGGCTACGCCCGGCACACCGGCACCTGGCTCGACGACCTCTACGTCGAGCCCACCGCCGCCCGGCGGGGCGTGGGCTCGGTGCTCCTCGAGGTGGTCAAGGAACGGCTGCCCGACGGGTTCTGCCTGTGGGTCTTCGAGTCCAACGCCCCCGCCCGCGCGTTCTACGCCCGGCACGGCCTGGTCGCGCTGGAGCGGACCGACGGATCGGCCAACGAGGAGCGGAGCCCGGACGTGCGGATGGCCTGGCCGGGCCGCGACCCCGTGGCGTTCCTCCGCAGCCTCGTCGACGAGGTCGACGTCGAGCTCGGCGACCTGCTGGCCCGCCGGGCCGCGCTGACGCGGGCCATCCAGCCGCTCAAGCCCGACGCCGCACGCGACCCCGCGCGGGAGCGGCAGGTCGCCGAGCGGGTCGCCCGCCGGGCACCGGAGCTGGGCACCGAGCGGCTCGTCCCGGTGGTCGACGCGATCATCACCGCCTCCCTCGACGCCGCCCGCTGA
- the lspA gene encoding signal peptidase II: MQAARGTSLSDDTDRPAVPSHPRTGRLRLVLAAVFAVLYAVDVVSKVLAVEHLTGRPDVEVVGDLLVLHLVRNPGAAFSTGTEYTVVLSCIAIVALCVVLWLARRVGNVVWAIALGLLLAGVAGNLTDRLLRSPGPLRGHVIDMFMLPSWPVFNVADMCINVAAGLILLQAFRGVRIDGTRDEGEK; encoded by the coding sequence ATGCAAGCAGCGCGAGGAACGTCGCTGAGCGACGACACCGACCGTCCCGCCGTACCCTCGCACCCGCGCACGGGCCGGTTGCGCCTGGTCCTGGCGGCCGTCTTCGCGGTGCTGTACGCCGTCGACGTGGTCTCCAAGGTGCTGGCGGTCGAGCACCTCACCGGGCGGCCCGACGTCGAGGTCGTCGGCGACCTGCTGGTGCTGCACCTGGTGCGCAACCCGGGCGCGGCGTTCAGCACCGGCACGGAGTACACCGTGGTGCTCTCCTGCATCGCGATCGTGGCGCTGTGCGTCGTCCTGTGGCTCGCCCGACGGGTCGGGAACGTCGTGTGGGCGATCGCCCTGGGCCTGCTGCTCGCGGGCGTCGCCGGCAACCTCACCGACCGGCTGCTGCGCTCGCCCGGTCCGCTGCGCGGTCACGTGATCGACATGTTCATGCTGCCCAGCTGGCCGGTCTTCAACGTCGCCGACATGTGCATCAACGTGGCGGCCGGGCTCATCCTGCTGCAGGCCTTCCGGGGCGTGCGGATCGACGGCACGCGCGACGAGGGGGAGAAGTGA
- a CDS encoding TraR/DksA family transcriptional regulator: protein MARSTTKPTAKAAGKGAASTKDAAQKVDLSTLVVKEGEEAWTSAELTEVLDDLHEAREHSATIIEGLDSEISGLMRDSGDGAGQDQADIGSTTFERDHELTVLANERDKLAQIDRALARIDDGTYGVCESCGEPIGKMRLMAFPRATLCMTCKQREERR, encoded by the coding sequence ATGGCGCGGAGCACGACGAAGCCGACCGCGAAGGCAGCGGGCAAGGGTGCCGCGAGCACCAAGGACGCGGCGCAGAAGGTCGACCTCTCGACCCTGGTGGTCAAGGAGGGCGAGGAGGCCTGGACCAGCGCGGAGCTGACCGAGGTCCTCGACGACCTGCACGAGGCCCGCGAGCACAGCGCGACGATCATCGAGGGCCTCGACAGCGAGATCAGCGGCCTGATGCGCGACTCCGGCGACGGGGCGGGGCAGGACCAGGCCGACATCGGCTCGACCACCTTCGAGCGCGACCACGAGCTCACGGTCCTGGCCAACGAGCGCGACAAGCTCGCCCAGATCGACCGGGCCCTCGCGCGCATCGACGACGGGACGTACGGTGTGTGCGAGTCGTGCGGGGAGCCGATCGGCAAGATGCGGTTGATGGCTTTCCCCCGTGCGACACTCTGCATGACATGCAAGCAGCGCGAGGAACGTCGCTGA
- a CDS encoding DivIVA domain-containing protein, whose product MPLTPEDVSNKRFTPVRLREGYDMGEVDQFLDEVEAELARLTKENDDLRARLSSVQSGTQPVPVAQPAPPAEPAPEPVAEKAPEPAPVAQPVAASVGGSVETIRVETVPQASNAAARLLEIATRNADELVEEAKNDADKIVGEARTKAERLESESKSKADRLESDARTRAQMLDSETAERRQQMFGELERERDRLSSEVETLRSFEREYRSRLKTYFTQQLEALGSAESAAPTDEQPAPKRLRSILGEDES is encoded by the coding sequence ATGCCGCTGACGCCTGAGGACGTGAGCAACAAGCGCTTTACTCCTGTCCGGCTCCGCGAGGGCTACGACATGGGTGAGGTCGACCAGTTCCTCGACGAGGTGGAGGCCGAGCTCGCGCGGCTCACGAAGGAGAACGACGACCTCCGGGCCCGGCTGTCCTCCGTGCAGTCGGGCACCCAGCCGGTGCCGGTCGCCCAGCCGGCCCCGCCGGCCGAGCCCGCCCCCGAGCCGGTCGCCGAGAAGGCTCCCGAGCCCGCCCCGGTGGCGCAGCCCGTCGCGGCCAGTGTCGGTGGCTCCGTCGAGACGATCCGCGTCGAGACCGTCCCGCAGGCGTCCAACGCCGCGGCCCGCCTCCTCGAGATCGCCACGCGCAACGCCGACGAGCTCGTCGAGGAGGCCAAGAACGACGCCGACAAGATCGTCGGCGAGGCCCGCACCAAGGCCGAGCGCCTCGAGTCGGAGTCGAAGTCCAAGGCCGACCGCCTCGAGTCCGACGCCCGCACCCGCGCGCAGATGCTGGACTCCGAGACCGCCGAGCGCCGCCAGCAGATGTTCGGCGAGCTCGAGCGCGAGCGGGACCGCCTCAGCAGCGAGGTGGAGACCCTCCGCTCGTTCGAGCGCGAGTACCGCTCCCGCCTGAAGACCTACTTCACCCAGCAGCTCGAGGCCCTCGGCTCCGCCGAGAGCGCCGCGCCCACCGACGAGCAGCCGGCGCCCAAGCGCCTGCGCTCGATCCTGGGCGAGGACGAGAGCTGA
- a CDS encoding DUF3352 domain-containing protein codes for MSSPVPPSGTPEYLEQGGGAPAPRSPGTRRRTAFVAGGVLAAAVVGGGAWAAMSFLATGPQPAEALPGSTLGYVSVDLDPGGAQKIEALRTLREFEAFRDEVGLDTDDDVRRWVFEEVLGGAACEGVDFGDDVDPWLGDRAAAAAVDVGEEDPAAVFVLQLDDADAADDGLAAVKDCLGGGEDGAWHVAGDWAVVAETQEIADRVAEEAEDSPLSEDEDFTRWTGEAGGSGIATAYAAPEAGRVLADLADELSMPFLGGEVPAAALGLSVPDGGSDGYSSEPPTEEDLPPLPAPGATEEMTAALEDFEGMAATLRFDDGSLELEVAAGAGGADDVTTTDEGGALVADLPDDTVAALGIGLADGWAEGLLEQVAAPLGADPDELLAELGVTGLELPEDLETLTSGGVAVAVGAGSDPEAFFTGEGGTVPVAARLGGEVEAVEPVLDRLDGQLPPFLASVLERTVADGAVAVGPDPAWREQVAAGGDLGGSERFRSVVTDVDEAGAVLYLDFDAGFLADLAADDEDVSGVLGPLAALGATSRIEDGVSRSTVRISTD; via the coding sequence ATGAGCAGCCCCGTCCCCCCGTCCGGCACCCCCGAGTACCTCGAGCAGGGTGGTGGTGCGCCCGCGCCCCGCTCCCCGGGCACCCGCCGCCGCACGGCGTTCGTCGCCGGCGGTGTCCTCGCGGCCGCGGTCGTGGGAGGTGGCGCGTGGGCGGCGATGTCGTTCCTGGCCACGGGACCGCAGCCGGCCGAGGCGCTGCCCGGCTCGACGCTCGGGTACGTCTCGGTCGACCTCGACCCCGGTGGTGCGCAGAAGATCGAGGCGCTGCGGACGCTGCGTGAGTTCGAGGCGTTCCGTGACGAGGTCGGCCTGGACACCGACGACGACGTGCGCCGCTGGGTCTTCGAGGAGGTCCTCGGCGGCGCGGCGTGCGAGGGCGTCGACTTCGGCGACGACGTCGACCCCTGGCTCGGCGACCGGGCCGCGGCGGCGGCCGTCGACGTGGGGGAGGAGGACCCGGCGGCGGTGTTCGTGCTGCAGCTCGACGACGCCGACGCTGCCGACGACGGGCTCGCCGCGGTGAAGGACTGCCTCGGTGGCGGCGAGGACGGCGCCTGGCACGTCGCGGGGGACTGGGCCGTGGTCGCCGAGACCCAGGAGATCGCCGACCGGGTCGCGGAGGAGGCGGAGGACTCCCCGCTGTCCGAGGACGAGGACTTCACGCGTTGGACCGGCGAGGCGGGCGGCTCCGGCATCGCGACGGCGTACGCCGCCCCCGAGGCGGGCCGGGTGCTCGCCGACCTGGCCGACGAGCTCTCCATGCCGTTCCTCGGCGGGGAGGTGCCTGCGGCCGCGCTCGGGCTGTCCGTGCCGGACGGCGGGAGCGACGGCTACTCCTCCGAGCCCCCGACCGAGGAGGACCTGCCGCCGCTCCCCGCGCCGGGGGCGACGGAGGAGATGACCGCCGCACTCGAGGACTTCGAGGGGATGGCCGCGACGCTCCGCTTCGACGACGGCTCCCTGGAGCTCGAGGTGGCCGCCGGCGCCGGCGGTGCCGACGACGTCACGACCACCGACGAGGGAGGCGCGCTGGTCGCCGACCTGCCCGACGACACCGTGGCCGCGCTCGGGATCGGACTCGCCGACGGCTGGGCCGAGGGCCTCCTCGAGCAGGTCGCCGCCCCTCTCGGCGCCGACCCCGACGAGCTGCTCGCCGAGCTGGGCGTCACCGGGCTGGAGCTCCCCGAGGACCTGGAGACCCTCACCTCGGGTGGCGTGGCGGTCGCGGTGGGAGCCGGGAGCGACCCCGAGGCGTTCTTCACCGGAGAGGGCGGGACCGTCCCGGTCGCCGCCCGGCTGGGCGGCGAGGTCGAGGCTGTCGAGCCGGTCCTCGACCGGCTCGACGGGCAGCTGCCGCCGTTCCTGGCCAGCGTGCTGGAGCGGACGGTGGCCGACGGCGCGGTCGCCGTCGGGCCGGACCCGGCGTGGCGCGAGCAGGTCGCCGCCGGCGGTGACCTCGGCGGCTCGGAACGGTTCCGCAGCGTCGTCACGGACGTCGACGAGGCCGGCGCGGTGCTCTACCTCGACTTCGACGCCGGCTTCCTCGCCGACCTGGCCGCCGACGACGAGGACGTCTCGGGTGTGCTCGGGCCGCTCGCCGCCCTCGGTGCCACCTCGCGGATCGAGGACGGCGTCTCCCGGTCCACCGTCCGGATCTCGACCGACTGA